The Agrobacterium vitis genome has a segment encoding these proteins:
- the rpsU gene encoding 30S ribosomal protein S21 — MQVLVRDNNVDQALRALKKKMQREGIFREMKMRDYYEKPSQKRAREKAEAVRRVRKLARKKMQREGLIAAPPRPAFGSR, encoded by the coding sequence GTGCAGGTACTTGTCCGCGATAACAACGTTGATCAGGCGCTTCGCGCCTTGAAGAAGAAGATGCAGCGCGAAGGCATCTTCCGTGAAATGAAAATGCGTGACTATTATGAAAAGCCGTCGCAAAAGCGCGCGCGCGAAAAGGCTGAAGCCGTTCGCCGCGTTCGCAAGCTGGCCCGCAAGAAGATGCAGCGCGAAGGCCTGATTGCCGCTCCGCCGCGTCCGGCATTCGGCAGCCGCTGA
- a CDS encoding tetratricopeptide repeat protein: MRGKGCHMLALGLTAMLTLSGCQSTNQSSDMISIDRDQGSKENISSLSSVIAANPRDPGGYNVRGSAYGRAGEFQKALADFNTALQLNPNFYQAYANRALVYRNMGKPVEAANDYTAALKINSSYDVAYIGRGNIYRQAGRVDEAFQDFSKAIELDTTDGRAYHNRGLIFQLRGQHDKAIDDFSKALSLSPNAPEPYNGRGVSYLALNDDENAFADFNHAIDMNPKLAESWANQALVYERRGDKVKAAKSYAHALSLDGKYTPARDGLARTRGSTS; the protein is encoded by the coding sequence ATGCGCGGCAAAGGCTGCCATATGCTGGCTCTTGGCCTCACCGCCATGCTGACGCTTTCGGGATGCCAATCCACCAATCAGTCAAGCGACATGATCAGCATTGACCGCGATCAGGGTTCCAAGGAAAATATTTCCTCGCTGTCGTCGGTGATCGCCGCCAATCCACGCGACCCGGGCGGCTATAACGTGCGGGGCTCTGCCTATGGCCGGGCTGGCGAATTCCAGAAGGCGCTAGCGGATTTTAACACCGCGCTGCAACTCAACCCGAATTTCTACCAGGCTTATGCCAACCGCGCCCTTGTCTATCGCAACATGGGCAAGCCGGTCGAAGCCGCCAATGATTATACCGCTGCCCTGAAGATCAATAGCAGCTATGATGTCGCCTATATCGGCCGTGGCAATATCTACCGCCAGGCGGGCCGGGTGGATGAGGCATTTCAGGATTTCTCCAAGGCAATCGAGCTGGATACCACCGATGGCCGCGCCTATCACAATCGCGGTCTGATCTTCCAGTTGCGCGGCCAGCACGACAAGGCGATCGACGATTTTTCCAAGGCGCTCTCTCTGTCACCGAATGCGCCTGAGCCTTATAATGGTCGTGGCGTGAGCTATCTGGCGCTGAACGACGATGAAAACGCCTTTGCCGATTTCAACCATGCCATCGACATGAACCCGAAGCTGGCCGAATCCTGGGCCAATCAGGCCCTAGTCTATGAGCGGCGCGGCGATAAGGTCAAGGCCGCGAAGTCCTATGCTCATGCCTTGAGCCTGGATGGAAAATACACGCCCGCCCGCGATGGTCTTGCCCGGACACGCGGCTCGACAAGCTGA
- a CDS encoding aa3-type cytochrome c oxidase subunit IV translates to MSEDHSGPVETGASMDYPAHERTYDSFIAASKYGTAILVALMIGMAAGFFTTAGFLGGILVFLIFSVIGVFMMR, encoded by the coding sequence ATGAGCGAAGACCATTCCGGCCCGGTCGAAACGGGCGCCTCGATGGATTATCCCGCCCACGAGCGGACCTATGACAGTTTCATAGCCGCCTCGAAATATGGCACAGCCATTCTCGTGGCGCTGATGATCGGCATGGCCGCCGGATTTTTCACCACAGCCGGATTCCTGGGTGGTATTCTGGTGTTCCTGATCTTCAGCGTCATCGGCGTCTTCATGATGCGGTAA
- a CDS encoding TRAP transporter small permease subunit codes for MAVLLGWSRAIDTLSEVVGRVAEYLVLLCCLISAANAIIRYLFNISSNGWLEIQWYLFAYVVVLGAAHTLRQNGHVRVDLIYGAVSERKRLWIDLIGIVFFLLPVCIYLTWLCWPFFWLSYQQGEMSANAGGLIRWPVKLILVTGFGLLVLQGLSEMVKRIAALTGHLYIDVRYEKPLQ; via the coding sequence ATGGCTGTTTTGCTAGGGTGGAGCCGGGCTATCGACACGCTGAGCGAAGTCGTTGGCCGGGTGGCGGAATATCTGGTGCTGCTGTGCTGCCTGATCAGCGCGGCCAATGCGATCATCCGATATCTTTTCAATATCAGTTCCAATGGCTGGTTGGAGATCCAATGGTATCTCTTTGCCTATGTCGTTGTGCTGGGAGCTGCTCATACATTGCGCCAAAACGGCCATGTGCGGGTGGATTTGATTTATGGCGCGGTCTCTGAACGCAAACGATTGTGGATCGATCTGATCGGTATCGTCTTCTTCCTCCTTCCCGTCTGCATCTATCTGACCTGGCTGTGCTGGCCGTTTTTCTGGCTTTCCTATCAGCAGGGCGAAATGTCGGCCAATGCCGGTGGCCTGATCCGCTGGCCGGTCAAGCTTATTCTTGTTACCGGATTCGGGCTTCTCGTCTTGCAGGGCCTGTCGGAAATGGTGAAGCGCATCGCTGCGCTGACGGGACACCTGTATATCGACGTGCGCTACGAAAAGCCGCTGCAATAA
- a CDS encoding TRAP transporter large permease: MFDFGIIPPAMFLGMVLFMLFGFPVAFSLGAVGLFFGMVGIATGHFNEVFLQAIPLRFFGIVSNDLLLAIPFFTMMGAILERCGLAEDLLEGTGKLFGAVPGGLAYAVIAVGAILGAITGTVAASVITMGMISLPIMLRYGYDPKLATGVIAASGTITQLIPPSLVLVILADQLGRSVGDMYLGAIGPSILQVAIFTLFILLMSIFKPSSMPPLPKEVRGDLDWKLIRKVLAGMLPSIVLIFLVLGTIFMGLATPTEAGALGVVGAAVLAAMHRRLTWPLIRQAMQSTMSITSMVVMILIGSTCFSLVFQGMDGSRWIEHMLSGLPGGPVGFLVFVNIFVFVLAFFLDFFEIAFIVIPMLAPVAQSLGIDLIWFGVLLCVNMQTSFMHPPFGFALFYLRSVAPPEVKTRDIYIGALPWVGMQLLLVAVVIFWPQSVTMWLEKAKDIDLNSVKIEVPGFGTGSGMSLPPIGDSGAPGLNFGTPPSLGGAPAAKPGIDLSQPPAFK, translated from the coding sequence ATGTTCGATTTCGGTATCATTCCGCCAGCCATGTTTCTCGGCATGGTGCTGTTCATGCTGTTCGGTTTTCCGGTCGCCTTCTCGCTGGGGGCGGTTGGTCTGTTCTTCGGCATGGTCGGTATCGCCACGGGCCATTTCAATGAAGTGTTTCTTCAGGCCATTCCGCTGCGGTTTTTTGGCATTGTCTCCAACGATCTGCTGCTGGCCATCCCCTTCTTCACCATGATGGGTGCCATCCTGGAACGCTGCGGGTTGGCGGAAGATCTTCTGGAGGGAACCGGCAAACTGTTCGGTGCTGTTCCCGGTGGCCTCGCCTATGCGGTGATTGCCGTTGGCGCCATTCTGGGCGCCATTACCGGCACAGTGGCGGCCTCGGTCATCACCATGGGGATGATTTCGCTGCCGATCATGCTGCGCTATGGCTACGATCCGAAACTGGCCACAGGGGTTATTGCCGCGTCTGGCACGATCACCCAGCTTATTCCGCCTTCGCTCGTTCTCGTCATTCTGGCCGACCAGCTTGGCCGTTCCGTCGGTGACATGTATCTGGGCGCTATTGGCCCGTCGATCCTGCAAGTGGCGATTTTCACGCTGTTCATTCTGCTGATGTCGATCTTCAAGCCGTCGAGCATGCCGCCGCTTCCCAAAGAGGTGCGCGGCGATCTGGACTGGAAACTGATCCGCAAGGTGCTGGCCGGCATGTTGCCCTCCATCGTGCTGATCTTTCTGGTACTCGGCACGATTTTCATGGGATTAGCGACCCCGACCGAGGCGGGCGCCCTGGGTGTGGTCGGGGCCGCCGTGCTGGCGGCGATGCATCGCCGGTTGACCTGGCCGTTGATCCGTCAGGCCATGCAATCCACCATGTCCATCACCTCGATGGTGGTGATGATTCTGATTGGCTCCACCTGTTTCAGCCTGGTGTTCCAGGGCATGGATGGATCACGCTGGATCGAGCATATGCTGTCGGGCCTGCCGGGCGGCCCAGTGGGCTTCCTAGTCTTTGTCAATATTTTCGTCTTCGTACTGGCCTTCTTTCTGGATTTCTTTGAAATTGCCTTCATCGTCATCCCGATGCTGGCGCCGGTGGCGCAATCGCTCGGTATCGACCTGATCTGGTTTGGTGTTTTGTTGTGCGTCAATATGCAGACCAGCTTCATGCATCCACCCTTCGGATTTGCGCTGTTTTATCTGCGCAGCGTTGCCCCGCCAGAGGTCAAGACCCGCGATATCTATATCGGCGCCTTGCCCTGGGTGGGCATGCAGCTTTTGTTGGTCGCGGTGGTGATTTTCTGGCCGCAATCGGTCACCATGTGGCTGGAAAAAGCCAAGGATATCGACCTGAATTCGGTGAAAATCGAGGTGCCCGGCTTTGGCACCGGAAGCGGCATGAGCCTGCCGCCCATCGGCGATAGCGGTGCGCCCGGCTTGAATTTCGGCACGCCACCCTCGCTTGGTGGTGCGCCTGCCGCCAAGCCGGGTATCGATCTCAGTCAGCCGCCAGCTTTTAAATGA
- a CDS encoding DUF2332 domain-containing protein — MTIDSLQHALSDQARSCDILGSPFTARLCRLAAERLTPESAIGARLIDWPGDITSAGDSVPLRLAGTLHALVLSNESPALAAVYPPHTATNDALWAAVEAAFGQHRAFMQERLNSAPQTNEVRRSAALLPGFLTIASLFGLPLKLSEVGASAGLNLQWDRYAYRLGETSWGDGSPVLLAPDWQGPPPPSATITVEERAGCDLNPLDPGTPEDCERLFSYIWADQADRLERTKAALALARSNNLSVDRMDAIDWLKQRLAPSHPGQMHVVYHSVAWQYLPDTLKAQGEALIAQAGQRATAQAPLARLQMEADGQRDGASLTLQIWPGGERQEIGRADFHSRWVKWQGWTA, encoded by the coding sequence ATGACGATCGATAGCTTACAGCATGCCCTCAGCGATCAGGCCCGATCCTGTGATATCCTCGGGTCTCCTTTTACCGCAAGGCTGTGCCGGCTTGCCGCCGAGCGGCTGACGCCTGAAAGCGCTATCGGCGCACGGCTGATCGACTGGCCTGGCGACATCACGTCTGCGGGTGATTCCGTGCCGCTGCGGCTGGCGGGTACGCTGCATGCTTTGGTGTTGAGCAACGAAAGTCCTGCTCTGGCCGCTGTCTATCCGCCTCATACAGCCACAAACGATGCGCTCTGGGCTGCGGTGGAAGCCGCCTTTGGCCAGCATCGAGCCTTCATGCAGGAGCGATTGAACTCCGCGCCACAGACCAATGAGGTCCGCCGATCCGCCGCCTTGCTGCCGGGCTTCCTCACCATTGCCTCACTGTTTGGCCTGCCGTTGAAACTGTCGGAGGTCGGCGCCAGTGCCGGTTTGAACCTGCAATGGGACCGCTATGCCTATCGGCTGGGCGAAACAAGCTGGGGCGATGGTTCGCCGGTTCTGCTAGCCCCCGACTGGCAAGGGCCGCCGCCGCCATCCGCCACGATCACCGTTGAAGAGCGGGCCGGTTGCGATCTGAACCCGCTCGATCCCGGCACGCCTGAGGATTGCGAACGGCTGTTTTCTTATATCTGGGCCGATCAAGCCGACCGGCTGGAGCGCACCAAGGCGGCACTTGCGCTGGCACGAAGCAACAATCTTTCCGTGGACCGCATGGATGCGATCGACTGGCTGAAGCAAAGGCTGGCTCCGTCTCATCCGGGCCAGATGCACGTCGTCTACCATTCCGTCGCCTGGCAATATCTTCCCGACACACTGAAAGCCCAAGGCGAAGCGCTGATTGCTCAGGCCGGACAACGAGCCACAGCTCAGGCCCCGCTCGCCCGACTGCAAATGGAAGCGGATGGCCAGCGCGATGGCGCCAGTCTCACTCTGCAAATCTGGCCGGGTGGTGAGCGCCAGGAGATCGGCCGCGCCGATTTCCATAGTCGCTGGGTGAAATGGCAGGGCTGGACGGCCTGA
- a CDS encoding MaoC family dehydratase: protein MQRQISLADVPALVGEELGISKWITVDQAMIDAFATATDDHQFIHTDPERAKAETPYGGTIAHGFLTISLLSTMNYDCLPVIREQTMGINYGFEKIRLMAPVRSGKRVRGRFVLAGARFRGAGMLMTTYDVSVEIEEERKPALTAIWQTIIQFDPEDRPEGV, encoded by the coding sequence ATGCAGCGTCAAATTTCTCTCGCCGATGTCCCCGCCCTGGTCGGGGAGGAACTGGGCATATCCAAATGGATCACCGTCGATCAGGCCATGATCGATGCCTTCGCAACCGCCACCGACGATCACCAGTTCATCCATACCGATCCCGAACGCGCCAAGGCGGAAACGCCCTATGGCGGCACCATTGCTCACGGCTTTCTGACGATCTCGCTGCTATCGACGATGAATTACGATTGCCTGCCAGTGATCCGCGAACAAACCATGGGGATCAATTACGGCTTTGAGAAAATCCGGCTGATGGCACCGGTCCGCTCGGGAAAGCGGGTGCGGGGCCGCTTCGTGCTGGCCGGCGCCCGGTTTCGCGGCGCAGGCATGTTGATGACCACCTATGATGTCAGTGTCGAGATCGAAGAGGAGCGTAAACCGGCGCTCACCGCCATCTGGCAGACCATCATCCAGTTCGACCCCGAGGACCGGCCAGAAGGCGTTTGA
- the glgX gene encoding glycogen debranching protein GlgX translates to MTGAGARLTATGAEFAVYSRDAERLDLCLFDETGDTELRRLPMQRGEDDLHRLTVVGLVAGARYGYRAHGPYDPGQGLWFDPAKLLVDPYALQIDRPFHHDPRLSQFGEDTADLVPKAILTVPGQAVVEPPRLPDGGFIYELPVRGFTMLHPDVPENLRGTVAALAHPSIIAHLQAIGVDAVELLPITAWIDERHLPPLGLSNSWGYNPVALMALDPRICPGGVEELRRTVECLHENGIGVILDLVFNHSGESDRFGATLSMRGLDNRSYYRHLPDQPGVLVNDTGCGNTIACDRPVVRQLILDTLRHFVLAAGVDGFRFDLAPVLGRTATGFEAQGEMLTAMLQDSILKDRVMIAEPWDIGPGGYQLGNFPAPFLEWNDRARDTMRRFWRGDDGLTGEMATVLAGSSDIFSRNGRTRTRSVNFIAAHDGFTLYDLVSYAHKHNEANGEDNRDGHSDNHSWNNGAEGETSDPDILAARKRDCTALLSTLFASKGWVMLTAGDEGCRSQRGNNNAYCQDNAITWLDWAALDADLVAHTGRLAALRKRFPSLADPAFFTGNGDVSWIDASGQSMRVESWQDPQTRFLGLLVATPDRTTGRDTRLTILINRGEACGVNLPASTGGGWREVFSDAAVSKLVMEPRHVAFLVEG, encoded by the coding sequence ATGACAGGTGCTGGCGCTCGTCTCACGGCAACAGGTGCGGAGTTTGCGGTCTATTCCCGTGATGCCGAGCGTCTGGACCTGTGCCTGTTTGATGAGACCGGAGACACCGAACTTCGCCGCCTGCCAATGCAGCGCGGCGAAGACGATCTGCACCGGCTGACCGTCGTGGGACTGGTCGCCGGAGCGCGATACGGTTACCGCGCCCATGGGCCGTATGATCCCGGCCAAGGGCTGTGGTTTGATCCAGCAAAACTGCTGGTCGATCCCTATGCCCTGCAAATCGACCGTCCCTTTCACCACGATCCGCGCCTCAGCCAATTTGGTGAAGACACCGCCGATCTGGTGCCTAAGGCCATCCTGACCGTGCCCGGGCAGGCTGTGGTGGAGCCGCCCCGCCTGCCAGATGGTGGCTTTATCTATGAATTGCCGGTGCGCGGCTTCACCATGCTGCACCCTGATGTGCCGGAAAACCTGCGCGGCACGGTGGCGGCCCTCGCCCATCCGTCCATCATCGCCCATCTGCAAGCCATTGGCGTCGATGCGGTGGAGCTTTTGCCGATCACCGCCTGGATCGATGAACGGCACCTGCCGCCACTCGGCCTTTCCAATAGCTGGGGTTATAACCCTGTCGCCCTGATGGCGCTCGACCCGCGCATCTGCCCCGGCGGGGTGGAAGAATTGCGCCGCACCGTCGAATGCCTGCATGAGAATGGCATCGGCGTGATCCTCGATCTGGTCTTCAACCATTCCGGTGAAAGCGACCGGTTCGGCGCGACGCTGTCGATGCGTGGCCTCGACAACAGGAGCTATTACAGGCACCTGCCCGACCAGCCGGGCGTGCTGGTCAACGATACCGGCTGCGGCAATACCATTGCCTGCGACAGACCGGTGGTGCGCCAGCTGATCCTCGACACTTTGCGCCATTTCGTTCTGGCGGCGGGCGTCGATGGCTTCCGCTTCGATCTCGCTCCGGTTCTGGGACGGACCGCGACAGGCTTTGAGGCGCAAGGCGAGATGCTGACCGCCATGCTCCAGGACTCGATTCTAAAGGACCGGGTGATGATTGCCGAGCCGTGGGATATTGGTCCCGGCGGCTATCAGCTCGGCAATTTCCCGGCGCCGTTTCTGGAATGGAACGACCGCGCCCGCGACACGATGCGCCGCTTCTGGCGCGGTGATGACGGCCTGACCGGGGAGATGGCAACCGTGCTGGCGGGCTCATCAGATATTTTCTCGCGCAACGGCAGAACCCGCACCCGCAGCGTTAATTTCATCGCCGCCCATGACGGTTTCACGCTGTACGATCTGGTGTCCTATGCCCATAAGCACAATGAGGCGAATGGCGAGGATAACAGAGACGGCCATAGTGACAATCACAGCTGGAACAATGGCGCTGAGGGCGAGACCAGCGACCCTGATATCCTTGCCGCCCGCAAGCGTGATTGTACCGCTCTGCTCTCCACCCTGTTTGCCTCGAAAGGCTGGGTGATGCTAACGGCTGGCGATGAAGGCTGTCGCAGCCAACGCGGCAATAACAATGCCTATTGCCAGGACAATGCCATCACCTGGCTGGATTGGGCAGCGCTCGATGCCGATCTGGTTGCCCACACCGGCCGGTTGGCCGCCCTGCGCAAACGGTTTCCGTCCCTCGCAGATCCTGCCTTTTTCACCGGCAATGGCGATGTCAGCTGGATTGATGCCTCCGGCCAGTCGATGCGCGTCGAGAGCTGGCAAGATCCGCAGACCCGCTTCTTAGGCCTGCTGGTGGCCACGCCGGATCGAACCACAGGACGCGACACGCGGTTGACAATCCTGATCAACAGGGGTGAAGCCTGTGGCGTCAATCTACCCGCCTCAACCGGAGGGGGATGGCGGGAGGTTTTTTCGGATGCAGCTGTTTCAAAACTGGTGATGGAACCACGCCATGTGGCATTTCTCGTCGAAGGTTGA
- a CDS encoding alpha-D-glucose phosphate-specific phosphoglucomutase, producing MIITVPTKPYSDQKPGTSGLRKKVPQFQQEHYAENFIQSIFDSLEDFKGKTLVIGGDGRFYNREVIQKAIKMAAANGFGRVLVGQGGILSTPAASHIIRKYKAFGGIVLSASHNPGGPTEDFGIKYNIGNGGPAPEKITDAIYTNTKTITAYKTVEAADINLDRIGSFDLGEMTVEVLDPVADYAALMETLFDFAGIRNLFSLGFRMVFDAMSAVTGPYAKEILENRLGAPEGTVRNFIPLPDFGGHHPDPNLVHAKELYDEMMGADAPDFGAASDGDGDRNLIIGKGIFVTPSDSLAILAANANLAPGYSGGIAGIARSMPTSAAADRVAERLKIGMYETPTGWKFFGNLLDAGKVTICGEESAGTGSSHVREKDGLWAVLLWLNVLASRGESVQDIVRQHWASYGRNFYSRHDYEEVDSDAANGLMDALRAKLATLPGTMIGALKVEKADDFAYHDPVDHSESKKQGIRVMFEGGSRVVFRLSGTGTSGATLRVYIERYEPNSSNHGIETQEALADLIVAAEDLAGIKARTGRDAPTVIT from the coding sequence ATGATTATTACGGTTCCAACCAAACCCTATTCGGACCAGAAACCCGGCACGTCGGGTCTGCGCAAGAAGGTGCCCCAATTCCAGCAGGAGCATTACGCCGAAAACTTCATCCAGTCGATTTTCGATTCGCTTGAAGATTTCAAAGGCAAGACGCTGGTGATTGGCGGCGATGGCCGGTTTTACAACCGTGAAGTCATCCAGAAAGCCATCAAGATGGCGGCGGCCAACGGCTTTGGCCGGGTGCTCGTCGGTCAAGGCGGCATTCTATCGACGCCAGCGGCCTCCCACATCATCCGCAAATACAAGGCCTTCGGCGGCATCGTGCTGTCGGCCAGCCACAATCCCGGCGGCCCGACCGAAGATTTCGGCATCAAATACAATATCGGCAATGGTGGGCCAGCGCCCGAAAAGATCACCGATGCGATCTACACCAATACCAAGACCATCACCGCCTATAAGACGGTGGAAGCCGCCGACATCAATCTCGACCGGATCGGCTCGTTCGATCTGGGCGAAATGACTGTTGAGGTCCTCGACCCGGTGGCCGATTATGCCGCGCTGATGGAGACATTGTTCGATTTTGCCGGTATCCGCAATCTGTTCAGCCTCGGCTTCCGCATGGTCTTCGATGCGATGAGCGCTGTCACCGGTCCATATGCCAAGGAAATCCTCGAAAACCGCCTGGGCGCGCCTGAGGGCACGGTGCGCAATTTCATTCCGCTGCCGGATTTCGGCGGTCATCATCCCGACCCGAACCTCGTTCATGCCAAAGAGCTTTATGACGAGATGATGGGAGCGGATGCACCCGATTTCGGCGCAGCCTCCGACGGCGACGGCGACCGCAACCTGATCATCGGCAAGGGCATTTTCGTCACGCCTTCAGACAGTCTGGCCATTCTGGCCGCCAATGCCAATCTGGCGCCCGGTTATTCCGGCGGCATTGCCGGCATTGCCCGCTCCATGCCGACCAGTGCCGCAGCTGACCGCGTCGCCGAACGGCTGAAGATCGGTATGTACGAGACGCCCACCGGCTGGAAATTCTTCGGCAACCTGCTCGACGCCGGCAAGGTGACGATCTGCGGTGAAGAAAGTGCTGGAACAGGCTCCAGCCATGTGCGCGAAAAAGACGGGCTCTGGGCCGTGCTGCTCTGGCTGAACGTGCTGGCCAGCCGTGGCGAAAGCGTGCAGGACATCGTGCGCCAGCATTGGGCCTCCTATGGCCGCAATTTCTATTCCCGCCACGATTACGAGGAAGTGGATTCGGATGCCGCCAATGGCCTGATGGACGCGCTGCGCGCCAAGCTTGCCACCCTTCCCGGCACCATGATCGGCGCATTGAAGGTCGAAAAGGCCGATGACTTCGCCTATCACGATCCAGTCGATCATTCCGAGAGCAAGAAGCAAGGCATCAGGGTGATGTTCGAGGGCGGCTCGCGGGTGGTCTTCCGCCTGTCTGGCACCGGCACGTCGGGCGCAACTTTGCGCGTCTATATCGAGCGCTATGAGCCAAACTCATCCAACCATGGCATCGAAACGCAGGAGGCACTGGCCGACCTGATCGTCGCTGCCGAGGACCTGGCCGGTATCAAGGCCCGCACTGGCCGCGACGCCCCGACCGTGATCACCTGA
- the glgA gene encoding glycogen synthase GlgA, protein MNILSVASEVYPLIKTGGLADVAGALPLALEPLGINTRTLLPGYPAVLAKLGNTDVLLHMPDLLGEPATVLSARHEGLDLLILDAPTLFNRPGGPYVDSNGRDYDDNWKRFAALSLAGARIAQGALDDWRPDLVHVHDWQAALVPVYMRYDEKPEIPSLITIHNIAFQGQFSADILPALCLPDHALWEALEYYGTLAFLKGGIATAHAISTVSPSYAEEILDPHFGMGMEGLIASRANDLFGIVNGIDTAVWNPDDDGLIASPYSAAALRKRVANREALSRHFCLDDDAAPIFCVISRLTWQKGMDVLAEVADDLVAAGGKLVILGSGDPALEDALQAVASRHPGRIGMVMGYNEPLSHLMQAGADAILIPSRFEPCGLTQLYGLRYGCVPVVSRTGGLNDTVIDANAAALAAKAATGIQFAPVTVAGLRQAVRRAIRLFDDKKLWYQIQKQGMKADVSWTASAQRYVDVYNRLLGKG, encoded by the coding sequence ATGAACATCCTGTCGGTCGCCTCGGAAGTCTATCCCCTGATCAAGACCGGGGGGCTTGCCGATGTGGCGGGCGCCCTGCCGCTGGCGCTCGAACCCTTGGGCATAAACACCAGAACCCTGCTGCCGGGCTATCCGGCAGTTCTCGCCAAGCTGGGTAACACGGATGTGCTGCTGCATATGCCTGATCTTCTAGGCGAGCCTGCAACCGTTCTTTCGGCCCGCCATGAGGGCCTGGACCTGCTGATCCTTGATGCGCCAACGCTGTTTAACCGCCCAGGCGGCCCCTATGTGGATAGCAATGGCCGCGACTATGACGACAACTGGAAACGGTTTGCGGCGCTGTCGCTGGCAGGCGCCCGGATCGCTCAAGGTGCGCTGGATGATTGGCGGCCCGATCTCGTCCATGTCCACGATTGGCAGGCCGCCCTGGTGCCGGTTTATATGCGCTATGATGAGAAGCCGGAAATTCCGAGCCTCATCACCATTCACAACATCGCTTTTCAGGGGCAATTTTCAGCCGATATCCTCCCGGCTCTCTGTCTGCCGGACCATGCGCTGTGGGAAGCGCTCGAATATTACGGCACGCTGGCTTTTCTGAAAGGCGGCATTGCCACCGCCCACGCCATCAGCACGGTCAGCCCGTCTTATGCCGAGGAAATTCTCGATCCGCATTTCGGCATGGGCATGGAAGGGCTGATCGCCAGCCGCGCCAATGACCTGTTCGGCATCGTCAACGGCATCGATACCGCCGTCTGGAACCCCGATGATGACGGGCTGATCGCCTCGCCTTATAGCGCAGCTGCCCTGCGCAAGCGCGTCGCCAATCGCGAAGCGCTCTCCCGGCATTTCTGCCTCGACGATGATGCGGCACCGATTTTCTGCGTGATTTCCCGCCTCACCTGGCAAAAAGGCATGGATGTACTGGCCGAGGTCGCCGACGATCTGGTCGCAGCCGGCGGCAAGCTGGTCATTCTCGGCTCCGGCGATCCAGCCCTTGAAGACGCCTTGCAGGCGGTGGCCAGCCGTCATCCGGGCCGGATCGGCATGGTGATGGGCTATAACGAACCCCTGTCGCATCTGATGCAGGCGGGTGCCGATGCCATCCTCATTCCGTCGCGATTTGAACCTTGCGGCTTGACCCAGCTTTACGGCCTGCGCTACGGCTGTGTTCCGGTGGTGAGCCGCACCGGTGGTTTGAATGACACGGTCATCGACGCCAATGCGGCAGCACTTGCGGCAAAGGCTGCCACCGGCATACAGTTCGCCCCGGTCACGGTGGCAGGTTTGCGACAGGCGGTACGCCGGGCAATCCGCCTCTTCGACGACAAGAAACTATGGTATCAGATCCAGAAGCAGGGCATGAAAGCAGACGTATCCTGGACAGCAAGCGCCCAGCGCTACGTCGATGTTTATAACCGCCTCCTCGGAAAAGGCTGA